From Desulfitibacter sp. BRH_c19, one genomic window encodes:
- a CDS encoding dinitrogenase iron-molybdenum cofactor: MPVAISTDGKYVSPHFERCPSFTLVDIENGKTVRRFEIENPGHSPGYIPQFLHEKDVKGIVSGGMGARAQGFFVELGIETIMGVDGSIDEVIEKLEKGVLEGGQSLCTPGAGKGYGVEKTECDHAHE, translated from the coding sequence ATGCCTGTAGCAATATCTACAGATGGAAAATATGTTTCTCCGCATTTTGAAAGATGCCCATCATTTACACTAGTTGATATTGAAAACGGAAAAACAGTAAGAAGGTTTGAAATAGAAAACCCGGGCCATTCACCAGGTTATATCCCTCAGTTTCTGCATGAAAAAGACGTAAAAGGAATTGTCTCTGGTGGTATGGGAGCAAGAGCGCAAGGATTTTTCGTAGAACTGGGTATAGAAACAATTATGGGAGTAGATGGAAGCATTGATGAAGTAATAGAAAAATTGGAGAAGGGTGTACTTGAAGGTGGGCAGAGTTTATGTACGCCTGGGGCAGGAAAAGGATATGGCGTTGAAAAAACTGAATGTGATCATGCCCATGAGTGA
- a CDS encoding (4Fe-4S)-binding protein — translation MKQIVFISGKGGTGKSTLVSSLSILVKDKMLADCDVDAPNLHILLKGDVLKKADYYGAKEAVIDSSACIRCGLCQETCRFDAINEEFEIKPMKCEGCGACMLVCPQEAICLQEVKTGETYVSETSRGTFSHALLDIGAEGSGKLVTEVRKNIQSNKKDEKWLLIDGSPGIGCVVIASITGADAVVVVSEPTKSGHRDMERVLGVARHFGIPAFVCINKYDLNLEVTSQIESLCESNGFPVIGKIPFDPSIVKALEEFKTPIEAGNRNVIHEIESIWMKIVDELEKLKTN, via the coding sequence ATGAAACAGATTGTCTTTATAAGCGGAAAAGGCGGGACTGGAAAAAGCACTCTTGTTTCATCGCTAAGCATTCTGGTCAAAGACAAAATGCTCGCTGACTGTGATGTTGATGCTCCGAACCTACACATCTTGCTAAAGGGTGATGTTCTAAAAAAAGCTGACTATTATGGTGCAAAAGAAGCGGTGATTGACTCATCAGCATGTATAAGGTGCGGCCTATGTCAAGAAACATGCAGATTTGATGCAATTAACGAAGAGTTTGAAATCAAACCAATGAAATGTGAAGGATGTGGTGCATGCATGTTGGTATGTCCGCAGGAAGCAATATGCTTGCAAGAAGTCAAAACAGGAGAAACGTATGTATCTGAGACCTCAAGAGGCACCTTTTCCCATGCATTACTTGATATTGGTGCCGAGGGTTCTGGGAAGCTTGTAACAGAGGTAAGAAAAAACATTCAAAGTAACAAAAAAGATGAGAAATGGTTACTGATTGATGGTTCACCTGGTATAGGCTGTGTGGTGATTGCATCTATTACAGGAGCCGATGCAGTAGTAGTAGTTTCAGAACCTACAAAATCAGGTCATAGGGATATGGAGAGGGTTCTGGGAGTAGCTCGGCATTTTGGAATCCCAGCGTTTGTATGTATTAACAAGTACGACCTGAATCTGGAAGTAACTTCACAGATAGAAAGCTTATGCGAAAGTAACGGTTTTCCTGTCATTGGTAAGATACCGTTTGATCCATCGATAGTTAAGGCATTGGAGGAATTTAAAACTCCAATTGAGGCAGGCAACAGAAATGTCATCCATGAAATCGAAAGTATCTGGATGAAAATTGTAGATGAGCTGGAAAAGTTAAAAACCAACTAA